The Rhododendron vialii isolate Sample 1 chromosome 6a, ASM3025357v1 genome includes a window with the following:
- the LOC131329993 gene encoding G-type lectin S-receptor-like serine/threonine-protein kinase SD2-5: MGKPTDCFIISLAIIAFFIYSGTFFFVEYSPGAFGIRLCVFVGILTFVSVCKMIRGQAKVRVCKMIRGQAELDDEFSVHNIPGMPTRFSYNDLKTATNDFNSKIGEGGFGSVFKGTLSDGTEVAVKCLTGSSQIKKSFLAEVQTIGSIHHVNLVRLIGFCAENSNRLLIYEYMSNGSLDRWIFKRHQELTLGWESRRKIIADMAKGLAYLHQECRQKIYHLDVKPQNILLDENFEAKVSDFGLAKLIDKDQSRIVATLRGTPGYMAPEWLSSIITEKVDVYSFGVVVLEILCGRKNLDRSQPEEEMHLLGLFERKGEEGQLLDMVDKYNADMQLHGPEVVEMMKLAVWCLQSDYQRRPSMTMVVQVLEGFVSVQDNLDYNFINAPARRTMAATREDMHAIDDGTLLLASVLSGPR; this comes from the exons ATGGGTAAACCAACTGATTGTTTCATCATATCACTTGCTATTATCGCATTCTTCATCTATTCTGGCACATTTTTTTTCGTGGAATATTCTCCCGGAGCTTTCGGTATTCGTCTCTGTGTTTTCGTTGGAATTTTAACTTTTGTGAGCGTTTGCAAGATGATAAGAGGACAAGCCAAAGTGCGCGTTTGCAAGATGATAAGAGGACAAGCGGAACTTGATGATGAGTTCTCTGTCCATAACATACCGGGGATGCCTACCCGATTCTCATACAATGATTTGAAGACCGCGACCAATGATTTTAACAGTAAGATCGGGGAAGGAGGATTTGGGTCAGTCTTTAAAGGGACGTTAAGTGATGGCACCGAAGTAGCAGTGAAGTGTCTCACTGGTTCAAGTCAGATCAAGAAGTCATTCTTGGCTGAAGTTCAGACAATAGGCAGCATCCACCATGTCAATTTGGTGAGATTGATCGGATTTTGTGCTGAAAACTCTAATAGGCTTTTAATCTACGAGTACATGTCCAATGGGTCCTTGGATAGATGGATATTCAAAAGACATCAAGAGCTCACTCTTGGGTGGGAATCCAGAAGGAAGATCATCGCGGATATGGCCAAGGGACTAGCCTATCTCCATCAGGAATGCCGACAGAAAATATATCATTTGGATGTCAAACCCCAAAACATCCTCTTAGATGAAAACTTCGAGGCAAAAGTTTCGGATTTTGGATTGGCAAAACTAATTGATAAGGACCAAAGCCGAATTGTAGCGACATTGAGGGGAACCCCAGGCTACATGGCTCCTGAATGGTTGAGCTCAATAATCACAGAGAAAGTAGATGTTTATAGCTTTGGGGTTGTGGTCTTAGAGATCTTGTGCGGACGAAAAAATTTGGATAGGTCTCAGCCGGAGGAAGAGATGCATTTATTAGGTTTGTTCGAAAGGAAAGGGGAAGAGGGACAACTTTTGGATATGGTTGATAAATACAATGCTGATATGCAATTACACGGACCAGAAGTGGTGGAGATGATGAAGCTTGCTGTGTGGTGTCTACAAAGTGATTACCAGAGGCGGCCTTCAATGACAATGGTGGTTCAG GTCTTGGAGGGCTTTGTTAGTGTCCAAGACAATTTGGACTATAACTTCATAAATGCTCCGGCAAGAAGAACAATGGCAGCTACTCGTGAAGACATGCATGCTATTGATGACGGCACCCTGTTATTAGCATCAGTTCTATCAGGACCAAGGTGA
- the LOC131329991 gene encoding G-type lectin S-receptor-like serine/threonine-protein kinase SD2-5, translating to MSNGSLDRWIFKRHQELTLGWESRRKIIADIAKGLAYLHEECRQKIYHLDIKPQNILLDENFKAKVSDFGLAKLIDKDQSQIVATLGGTPGYMAPEWLSSIITEKVDVYSFGVVVLEILCGRKNVDRSLPEKEMHLVALFERKGEEGQLLDMVDTHNADMQLHKAEVVEMMKLAVWCLQSDYQRRPSMTVVVQLLEGLVSVQDNLDYNFINAPAIRAKAATGEGMDANIHDGTPLFAFDLSGPR from the coding sequence ATGTCCAACGGGTCCTTGGATAGATGGATATTCAAAAGACATCAAGAGCTCACTCTTGGGTGGGAATCCAGAAGGAAGATCATCGCAGATATAGCCAAGGGATTAGCCTATCTCCATGAGGAATGCCGACAGAAAATATATCATTTGGATATCAAACCCCAAAACATCCTCTTGGATGAAAACTTCAAGGCAAAAGTTTCTGATTTTGGATTGGCAAAATTAATTGATAAGGACCAAAGCCAAATTGTAGCGACGTTGGGGGGAACCCCAGGCTACATGGCCCCTGAATGGTTGAGCTCAATAATCACAGAGAAAGTAGATGTCTACAGCTTTGGGGTCGTGGTCTTAGAGATCTTGTGCGGACGGAAAAATGTGGATAGGTCTCTGCCTGAGAAAGAGATGCATTTAGTAGCTTTATTCGAAAGGAAAGGAGAAGAGGGACAACTTTTGGACATGGTCGACACACATAATGCTGATATGCAATTACATAAAGCAGAAGTGGTGGAGATGATGAAGCTTGCTGTGTGGTGTCTACAAAGTGATTACCAGAGGCGGCCTTCAATGACAGTGGTGGTTCAGCTCTTGGAGGGCCTCGTTAGTGTTCAAGACAATTTGGACTATAACTTCATAAATGCTCCAGCAATAAGGGCAAAGGCAGCTACTGGTGAAGGCATGGATGCAAATATTCATGATGGCACTCCATTATTTGCATTCGATCTATCAGGGCCAAGGTGA